GCGGGCCGGGTTCGGGTGCGCGGGCCGGACGGCAGGTGGTGGGCGCCATGCTCACCCCGCGCGGCCTGCATCCCGCCCGCCGGGTGCACGCCCAGCTGGGCGTATTCGCCGCCGCCGCAGGCGTTTCCGACGAACGCGCGCAGGAGCTGCTGACGCTGGTCCGGCTCACCGAGGTCGCCGACCAGCGGGTCGGAGCCCTGTCGGAGGGGATGCGCACGCGGCTGGCGCTGGCGGTCGCCCTGCTCGGCGATCCGCCGCTGCTGGTGCTCGACGATCCGGTCGACGGGCTCGACGTGCGGGAAACCGCCTGGCTCAACGACTTTCTGCGCGGCCACGCCCGCCGGGGCGGCACCGTGCTGCTCACCTCGCGCACGCTGAGCACCGTGCTGCCCGTGGCCGACGAGCTGATCGTGCTGGACCGCGGCAAGATCGCCTACCAGGGCAGTCCGGCGCGGCTGCGACGCAGCCATCCGGATCGCCTGCTGGTCAAGGCCTCCAGCCCCATCGCGCTGGCCACCACCCTGGCCGCGCAGGGCTTCACCGACGCGGTCATGCGGCCCGACGGGCGGCTCGCCATCGCGGAAGCCTCACTGACGCAACTGGAATCGGCGGCGGCCGCGGCGCGCGTCCAGCTCACCGAGATCACCCCCGAGCACATCCATCCCGACCAGGTGCTGGCCGCGCTCACCCACACCGGCTCCCCCGCCCCGGCGTATTCGACCTCGGCGGTGTACGGGACCTACCGGTGAGCTCCCCGCACCACGCCCGGCTCCCCGTACGAAAGGACGCTGCATGAACCTCACGGTGCCGCCGCTGGTGGCGCGGGCCGCCAATTCCGAAGTGCGCAAGGTGACTTCGGTGCGGACCAACTGGCTGATCGGCGGCGGGGTCGTGGTGGCCGGGGTGCTCGCGTTCGTGGCGCTGGGCGCCGGGTTCCAGCCGGGCGGAGCGCACGGGCAAGGTTTCAGCTCCGGATCCGGTTGGGCCGCACTGCTGACCCTGTGGGTGCTGGTGCTGACGGTGGCGGCCGCGGCCGTGTTCGGCGCGCTCGGCTCGGCCACCGAATTCCACACCGGATCGCTGGCGATCAGCACGCTGTACACCTCCGACCGCACCCTGCTGCTCGGCTCGAAACTGGCGGTGGCGGGCGGTTTCTCGCTCGCCACGGTGGTGGCGATGGAGATTCTCGGCGGCGCCGCCATGCGACTGACCGGCGGCTCGCGCGTCCCCATGGACGGCGGGTTCTTCGGCGTGCTGATCGGGGTGGCGCTGGCCGCGGTGTGCTGGGCGGTGATCGGCACGGCGCTGGGTTTCGCGCTGCGCTCGCCGACCCGGGTGCTGGCGGCCGTGCTGGGCTGGGCGGTGCTGGAGCCGCTGCTGTGGATCACCTTGCGCGCCATCGGATTCGGCGGGCTGGCCGCCATTCTGCCGGTGTCCTCGACGGTCGGGGCGATCAGCGGCGGACGCTACGCCAAGAGCGCGCTCATCGCGCCGACGCCGGCGGCCATGGTGCTGATGGTGCTGTGGAGCGCCGCGGCGGGTGCGGGCGCCTGGTGGCTGTTCACCCGCCGCGACCTCTGATCAGGGGCGGTCGGCGAACACGCGTCGCCACACCTCGTGATCGGTGCGCGGACCGCCCGGCGTGTCCGCGCCGTACTTCGCGATGAGGCCCGGCAGGTCCAACGGCACGCTCGGCGCGGTCATGGCCGAGAGCTCCGCCTCGACCGCGGCGTCGGGAACCAGCCAGCAGACCTCGAATTCGATGCCGTCCGGGTCGGCGGCGTAGAGCGCCTTGGTGGAGGCGTGATCCGACGCGCCGCGCAGCGCGCCCGCCGCCTCCAACGCGTCACGGACCCGCTGCAATTCGCGCAATGTGTCCACCTCCCAGGCCAGGTGATAGAGCCCGACCCGGCCGGTGCGGTGCGCGACCGACGGGTCCGGCGACTGGAACAGCCCCAGATCGTGATCGTTGGCCGAACCTTCCGCCTGCAGGAACACCGCGCCCGGGAAACCCTGCAACCGCCGGAAGCCGAGCACGTCGGCATAGAAGGCGGCGGAGCGCTCCACGTCGGAGACGAACAGGACGGCGTGATTGAGACGCTGGATCGGCATCCCTCCAGCCGACCATGCCCGCGACCGCCGCACAAGACCGCGCTCCGACACGCAAGACCGCGTTCGGGCGCGCGGGACCGCCACCCGGCGCACGGGACGTTGTCGCACCCTGCGGGCACACTGGAAAGGCTCGGGTGGGAACAAAAGTCGACGGCGGGGGGATTGTGTTGTCCGGAATGAGATCGATGGATGTGAACCGGGACGGGTGGCTGCGGCGGCTGTGGCAGCGATGTACGCGGCATCCCTGGCTGCTGACCGGATTGGGGCTGGCGATCGCGCTGGGCGCGACCGTGGAGGTGACCGGGCCGCTGCTGGCCAAGCACGCCCTCGACGGCGCGACCGCCGGCAATACCGGGATCATCGCGGCCATGGCCGGGGCGCTGGGCGTTCTCGCGCTCGGCCGGTTCCTGGCCTCCTTCGGCCGCCGCATGCTGGCCGGGCGGTTGGCGCTGGACGTCCAGCACGAACTGCGCATCGATCTGCTGGGCGCGCTGCAACGCCTGGACGGTCCCGGGCAGGACGAATTGCGCACCGGACAGGTCATCTCGCGATCCATCAGCGACCTCACCCTCGTCCAGGGACTGCTGGCCATGGGCCCCTGGTCGGCGGTGGCGGCGCTGCAATTCGTGCTCGCCGCGGGCGTGATGCTGTGGCTCTCGCCGCCTTTGGCGCTGGCCGCGCTGCTGGTGGTGCCGGTGCTGGCGCTGGTCGTCTACCGGGTGCGGCCGCGGCTGTACGCGGCCACCTGGTCGGCGCAGCAGCGGGCCGCGGATCTCGCCCAGCACGTCGAGGAGACGGTCACCGGCGTGCGCGTGGTGAAGGGCTTCGGGCAGGAGGCCCGCATGGTCGACGTGCTCGAGACGCACGGCCGCGCGCTGTACGCCGAACGCATGCGCGCGGCCCGCATCGACGCCCGCTTCAGCCCCACCCTGGCCTCGATTCCGCAGGCCGGGCTGGTCGCGGTGATCGCGGTCGGCGGGCTGCTGGCCTTCCACGGCAGCATCGGGCTGGGCACCTTCCTGGCCTTCGTCGCCTACGTGTCCACCATGACCAATTCGACGCGCATCGTGTCGTACGTGGTGGTGATGGCTCAGCTGACCCGCGCGGCCGCCGACCGCGTGCACCAGGTGATCGACAGCGCGCCCGAGCGCATCGACCCCGAGCATCCGGTCGAGCTGCCGAGTGGGCCGCTGGGCATCGACATCGAGGACCTGTCGTTCGGGTTCGAGCCGGAACGGGCGGTGCTGCGCGACTTCTCGCTGACCATCGCGCCCGGGGAGACGGTCGCCGTCATCGGGCCCGCGGGGTCCGGCAAGTCCACGTTGAGCCTGCTGCTGCCGCGCTTCTACTCCCCCGATGCGGGCCGGATCAACCTGTACGGCAAGGACTCTCGCGCCGATATCGCCGAGCTGCGGGCGGCCGACCTGCGCGCGGCGGTCGCGGTCGTCTTCGACGAAGCCTTCCTGCTCTCCGACACCATCGCCGCGAATATCGCGCTGGGGCGCCCCGAGGCCAGCGAGGCGGAGATCCAGGCGGCGGCCAAACAGGCCGCGGCGGACGAATTCATCAACGCGCTGCCCGACGGCTACGACACCGTGGTCGGCGAACGCGGGCTGACCCTGTCCGGCGGTCAGCGCCAGCGCATCGCCCTGGCTCGCGCCCTGCTCGCCGATCCCCGCATTCTCGTCCTCGACGACGCCACCTCCGCCGTGGACGCCGTCACCGAGGCCGCGATCTTCGCGTCCCTGCCCACCGACTCCGGCCGCACGACACTCATCCTCGCCCACCGGGAATCGACGCTGGCCCACGCCGACCGGGTCATCCGCCTCCCCGCGCCCGAGGCGGGCACCGCGTCCAGTCATGCCGAGGCGCTTGTGGCCGGGAACGAGGCGGCGGGTGTGGATTCCGGCCAAAAGCACGCCGGAATGACGAGGGGAACGAGCGCTGGAATGGCGGGGGACGCGGGGGCGGATCGGGATACGCCGGAGGAAGTTCGGCGGGTGCTGGGGAAGTTGCCGCCGGCGAGTGAGAGGCCGGGGCTCGATGCGGCCGAATTGCGGGAGCCCGATCCTGGATTCCGGTTGCGGCATGCGTTGCGGCTGGTGAAGTGGCTGGTCGCGGGCACTATGGTGCTGCTAGCGCTGAATGCGGTTGTGGGCGTGGGGTTCCCGTCCATCGTCCGGTACGCGGTCGATTCGGGGGTCGGGAAGCACGACTCCGGCGCCCTGGTCACCGCCACCGTGATCGGTGTGGTGCTGGTCCTGCTCGGTTGGACCGTGGCCGCGACCTCGCTGCTGTGGAGCAATCGCGCCGGGGAGCGCGTGCTGTTCGGATTGCGCGTGCGCAGTTACGCGCATCTGCAGCGGCTCGGCCTCGACTTCTACGAGCGAGAA
This sequence is a window from Nocardia yunnanensis. Protein-coding genes within it:
- a CDS encoding ABC transporter ATP-binding protein, with the protein product MTRPLAFAAGALTKTFETVTAVDDVSFVVPAGKVAALVGPHGAGKSTVLRMLLGLLTPSAGTANVGGPGSGARAGRQVVGAMLTPRGLHPARRVHAQLGVFAAAAGVSDERAQELLTLVRLTEVADQRVGALSEGMRTRLALAVALLGDPPLLVLDDPVDGLDVRETAWLNDFLRGHARRGGTVLLTSRTLSTVLPVADELIVLDRGKIAYQGSPARLRRSHPDRLLVKASSPIALATTLAAQGFTDAVMRPDGRLAIAEASLTQLESAAAAARVQLTEITPEHIHPDQVLAALTHTGSPAPAYSTSAVYGTYR
- a CDS encoding VOC family protein encodes the protein MPIQRLNHAVLFVSDVERSAAFYADVLGFRRLQGFPGAVFLQAEGSANDHDLGLFQSPDPSVAHRTGRVGLYHLAWEVDTLRELQRVRDALEAAGALRGASDHASTKALYAADPDGIEFEVCWLVPDAAVEAELSAMTAPSVPLDLPGLIAKYGADTPGGPRTDHEVWRRVFADRP
- a CDS encoding ABC transporter ATP-binding protein, encoding MDVNRDGWLRRLWQRCTRHPWLLTGLGLAIALGATVEVTGPLLAKHALDGATAGNTGIIAAMAGALGVLALGRFLASFGRRMLAGRLALDVQHELRIDLLGALQRLDGPGQDELRTGQVISRSISDLTLVQGLLAMGPWSAVAALQFVLAAGVMLWLSPPLALAALLVVPVLALVVYRVRPRLYAATWSAQQRAADLAQHVEETVTGVRVVKGFGQEARMVDVLETHGRALYAERMRAARIDARFSPTLASIPQAGLVAVIAVGGLLAFHGSIGLGTFLAFVAYVSTMTNSTRIVSYVVVMAQLTRAAADRVHQVIDSAPERIDPEHPVELPSGPLGIDIEDLSFGFEPERAVLRDFSLTIAPGETVAVIGPAGSGKSTLSLLLPRFYSPDAGRINLYGKDSRADIAELRAADLRAAVAVVFDEAFLLSDTIAANIALGRPEASEAEIQAAAKQAAADEFINALPDGYDTVVGERGLTLSGGQRQRIALARALLADPRILVLDDATSAVDAVTEAAIFASLPTDSGRTTLILAHRESTLAHADRVIRLPAPEAGTASSHAEALVAGNEAAGVDSGQKHAGMTRGTSAGMAGDAGADRDTPEEVRRVLGKLPPASERPGLDAAELREPDPGFRLRHALRLVKWLVAGTMVLLALNAVVGVGFPSIVRYAVDSGVGKHDSGALVTATVIGVVLVLLGWTVAATSLLWSNRAGERVLFGLRVRSYAHLQRLGLDFYERELSGRIMTRMTTDIDALSTFMQTGLPDALVALLTVAGIVVALMVIDLQLAAIVFVTLPPLLLATWWFRKVSDAAYSAAREHSATVNADFAENVSGLRVVQANRHEAAAARRFAGYSNDFRVSRMRAQRAIATFFAFVGMWADLALATVVFTGAWAVAHGSTTPGTLVAFVLYLQLLFGPIMQLSQLFDGYQQARVGLRRIGELLRTPSSISPDPADAVTLTGRLRGEVVFEDVRFQYPGASRPALDGVSLSIPAGGSLALVGETGAGKSTIVKLLARLYDMPRESLSGDRNHENSGAIRVDGVDVRDYRLTEFRSRLGVVPQEAHLFTGDIASNIAFGKPFADPEEIDAAAAAVGALATIRALPHGMRQPVGERGRGLSAGQRQLIALARAQLVQPDLLLLDEATAVLDPAAEASVLVASESVTRGRTSVIVAHRLATAAQADRIAVVEHGKISEIGAHDQLLAARGAYYRLWAAASAMEGIFSGEDESSRENVSARW